Proteins encoded by one window of Rutidosis leptorrhynchoides isolate AG116_Rl617_1_P2 chromosome 7, CSIRO_AGI_Rlap_v1, whole genome shotgun sequence:
- the LOC139858727 gene encoding uncharacterized protein isoform X2: MGAKSKKSASKADAIVAEPTKSIKKGKRDAEEIIEKKVVSSKKQKIVNGGVAQAVEKKKVDTKTQKKKNVKKQESSSSEDSSSESEEEKVVPKKAAAPPVKKPVKESSSDDSDSSSDDEPKPTKKQPVPSKPVSKDSSEESESSDDSDSSDDEPPKKPTAKNVSVVKPVSKDSSDESSDESDSSDDEDEPKKPAAVAKNAAVAAKKKAESSDESDSDDSSDEEDAKPAAKQTSAAVAKNGSAAKKAESSDSSSSDESESEEDKPTIAKKSAAAVKPAAKVEESSESEESSDEEDEPAKPQAVKKAAAKKDSSSSEEESEEDSSEEEDEPKTAKKKDADVEMVDAPSAKKAPQTPATPATGSKTLFMGNLSFSIEDNDVINFFKDAGEVVDVRFAMRDDRFAGYGHVEFATPEAAQKALELNGQDLIGREVRLDLAKERGAYTPGGNERSFQKSGGQGQGQSVFVRGFGADDDFDSIRNTLTEHFGQCGEITRMSIPKDYESGGPKGVAFIDFADSNAFNKALELSGSDVGGGTITVEEAKPRGDAGSGGRGGGFGGGRSGGGRGGRFGGRDGGGRSGGRFGGGGRFGGRDGGGRGGGGRGRGRGPSRPSMATPGTGKKTTFGDD; encoded by the exons GCAAGAGAGATGCAGAGGAGATAATTGAGAAAAAGGTTGTGAGTAGTAAGAAACAAAAGATAGTCAATGGTGGTGTAGCTCAGGCTGTTGAGAAGAAGAAGGTTGATACCaagactcagaagaagaagaatGTCAAGAAACAGGAGAGCAGTTCATCTGAAGATAGCTCATCTGAATCTGAGGAAGAAAAG GTTGTGCCTAAGAAAGCAGCAGCTCCCCCGGTTAAGAAGCCCGTTAAGGAGTCGAGTAGTGATGATTCTGATTCTTCATCTGATGAT GAACCCAAACCTACTAAGAAACAACCTGTTCCTAGTAAACCAGTTAGTAAGGATAGTTCGGAAGAATCTGAATCGTCTGATGACAGTGATTCATCAGATGATGAACCTCCAAAAAAACCTACAGCCAAAAATGTTTCAGTTGTTAAACCTGTTAGTAAGGACAGTTCAGATGAATCTTCAGATGAAAGTGATTCATCCGATGATGAA GATGAACCAAAGAAGCCGGCTGCTGTGGCCAAGAATGCTGCTGTTGCAGCCAAAAAGAAGGCTGAATCAAGTGATGAATCTGATTCAGATGATAGTTCAGATGAA GAGGACGCCAAGCCCGCAGCCAAGCAAACATCTGCTGCCGTTGCCAAAAACGGATCTGCTGCAAAGAAAGCAGAGAGTTCCGATTCAAGTAGCAGTGATGAAAGTGAGTCTGAAGAG GATAAACCAACTATTGCAAAGAAATCCGCAGCCGCTGTAAAACCAGCTGCTAAAGTTGAAGAGAGCAGTGAATCTGAGGAAAgttctgatgaagaagatgaacctGCAAAACCTCAAGCTGTAAAAAAGGCAGCTGCAAAGAAAGATAGCAGCAGCTCTGAAGAGGAATCTGAAGAAGATAGTTCTGAGGAGGAAGATGAACCTAAAACTGCCAAGAAAAAG GATGCTGATGTCGAAATGGTTGATGCTCCATCAGCGAAGAAAGCG CCTCAAACCCCAGCTACTCCTGCTACTGGATCTAAAACTTTGTTTATGGGAAACTTAAGTTTCTCCATTGAAGATAATGATGT AATCAATTTCTTCAAGGATGCTGGTGAAGTTGTCGACGTTCGTTTTGCCATGAGAGATGATCGGTTTGCGGGCTATGGACATGTTGAATTTGCCACCCCTGAGGCAGCACAGAAG GCACTTGAACTTAATGGACAAGATTTAATTGGACGTGAAGTTAGACTCGATTTGGCAAAGGAAAGGGGTGCATACACTCCTGGCGG CAATGAGAGGTCATTCCAAAAGAGTGGGGGCCAAGGCCAAGGACAATCTGTATTTGTACGAGGATTTGGTGCTGATGATGATTTTGATAGT ATAAGGAATACCCTCACGGAGCACTTCGGGCAATGTGGTGAAATTACAAGGATGTCTATACCAAAAGATTACGAGTCTGGTGGTCCCAAGGG GGTTGCATTCATCGACTTTGCGGATAGCAATGCGTTCAACAAGGCTTTGGAACTTAGTGGGTCTGATGTTGGTGGAGGCACAATCACCGTAGAGGAAGCTAAGCCTAGAGGCGATGCCGGATCTGGCGGACGTGGTGGCGGATTTGGCGGTGGTAGGAGTGGCGGTGGACGCGGTGGTCGATTTGGTGGCCGTGATGGTGGTGGTAGGAGTGGCGGTAGatttggtggtggtggtaggtttGGTGGCCGAGATGGTGGCGGTCGTGGTGGTGGTGGACGTGGTAGAGGTCGTGGACCTAGCAGGCCAAGCATGGCAACCCCTGGTACAg GAAAGAAGACGACATTCGGTGATGATTAA
- the LOC139858727 gene encoding uncharacterized protein isoform X3 yields the protein MGAKSKKSASKADAIVAEPSKSIKKGKRDAEEIIEKKVVSSKKQKIVNGGVAQAVEKKKVDTKTQKKKNVKKQESSSSEDSSSESEEEKVVPKKAAAPPVKKPVKESSSDDSDSSSDDDEPKKPAAVAKNAAVAAKKKAESSDESDSDDSSDEEDAKPAAKQTSAAVAKNGSAAKKAESSDSSSSDESESEEDKPTIAKKSAAAVKPAAKVEESSESEESSDEEDEPAKPQAVKKAAAKKDSSSSEEESEEDSSEEEDEPKTAKKKDADVEMVDAPSAKKAPQTPATPATGSKTLFMGNLSFSIEDNDVINFFKDAGEVVDVRFAMRDDRFAGYGHVEFATPEAAQKALELNGQDLIGREVRLDLAKERGAYTPGGNERSFQKSGGQGQGQSVFVRGFGADDDFDSIRNTLTEHFGQCGEITRMSIPKDYESGGPKGVAFIDFADSNAFNKALELSGSDVGGGTITVEEAKPRGDAGSGGRGGGFGGGRSGGGRGGRFGGRDGGGRSGGRFGGGGRFGGRDGGGRGGGGRGRGRGPSRPSMATPGTGKKTTFGDD from the exons ATGGGTGCTAAAAGTAAGAAGTCTGCCTCCAAG GCTGATGCTATTGTTGCTGAGCCTTCCAAATCAATTAAAAAAG GCAAGAGAGATGCAGAGGAGATAATTGAGAAAAAGGTTGTGAGTAGTAAGAAACAAAAGATAGTCAATGGTGGTGTAGCTCAGGCTGTTGAGAAGAAGAAGGTTGATACCaagactcagaagaagaagaatGTCAAGAAACAGGAGAGCAGTTCATCTGAAGATAGCTCATCTGAATCTGAGGAAGAAAAG GTTGTGCCTAAGAAAGCAGCAGCTCCCCCGGTTAAGAAGCCCGTTAAGGAGTCGAGTAGTGATGATTCTGATTCTTCATCTGATGAT GATGAACCAAAGAAGCCGGCTGCTGTGGCCAAGAATGCTGCTGTTGCAGCCAAAAAGAAGGCTGAATCAAGTGATGAATCTGATTCAGATGATAGTTCAGATGAA GAGGACGCCAAGCCCGCAGCCAAGCAAACATCTGCTGCCGTTGCCAAAAACGGATCTGCTGCAAAGAAAGCAGAGAGTTCCGATTCAAGTAGCAGTGATGAAAGTGAGTCTGAAGAG GATAAACCAACTATTGCAAAGAAATCCGCAGCCGCTGTAAAACCAGCTGCTAAAGTTGAAGAGAGCAGTGAATCTGAGGAAAgttctgatgaagaagatgaacctGCAAAACCTCAAGCTGTAAAAAAGGCAGCTGCAAAGAAAGATAGCAGCAGCTCTGAAGAGGAATCTGAAGAAGATAGTTCTGAGGAGGAAGATGAACCTAAAACTGCCAAGAAAAAG GATGCTGATGTCGAAATGGTTGATGCTCCATCAGCGAAGAAAGCG CCTCAAACCCCAGCTACTCCTGCTACTGGATCTAAAACTTTGTTTATGGGAAACTTAAGTTTCTCCATTGAAGATAATGATGT AATCAATTTCTTCAAGGATGCTGGTGAAGTTGTCGACGTTCGTTTTGCCATGAGAGATGATCGGTTTGCGGGCTATGGACATGTTGAATTTGCCACCCCTGAGGCAGCACAGAAG GCACTTGAACTTAATGGACAAGATTTAATTGGACGTGAAGTTAGACTCGATTTGGCAAAGGAAAGGGGTGCATACACTCCTGGCGG CAATGAGAGGTCATTCCAAAAGAGTGGGGGCCAAGGCCAAGGACAATCTGTATTTGTACGAGGATTTGGTGCTGATGATGATTTTGATAGT ATAAGGAATACCCTCACGGAGCACTTCGGGCAATGTGGTGAAATTACAAGGATGTCTATACCAAAAGATTACGAGTCTGGTGGTCCCAAGGG GGTTGCATTCATCGACTTTGCGGATAGCAATGCGTTCAACAAGGCTTTGGAACTTAGTGGGTCTGATGTTGGTGGAGGCACAATCACCGTAGAGGAAGCTAAGCCTAGAGGCGATGCCGGATCTGGCGGACGTGGTGGCGGATTTGGCGGTGGTAGGAGTGGCGGTGGACGCGGTGGTCGATTTGGTGGCCGTGATGGTGGTGGTAGGAGTGGCGGTAGatttggtggtggtggtaggtttGGTGGCCGAGATGGTGGCGGTCGTGGTGGTGGTGGACGTGGTAGAGGTCGTGGACCTAGCAGGCCAAGCATGGCAACCCCTGGTACAg GAAAGAAGACGACATTCGGTGATGATTAA
- the LOC139858727 gene encoding uncharacterized protein isoform X1, translating into MGAKSKKSASKADAIVAEPSKSIKKGKRDAEEIIEKKVVSSKKQKIVNGGVAQAVEKKKVDTKTQKKKNVKKQESSSSEDSSSESEEEKVVPKKAAAPPVKKPVKESSSDDSDSSSDDEPKPTKKQPVPSKPVSKDSSEESESSDDSDSSDDEPPKKPTAKNVSVVKPVSKDSSDESSDESDSSDDEDEPKKPAAVAKNAAVAAKKKAESSDESDSDDSSDEEDAKPAAKQTSAAVAKNGSAAKKAESSDSSSSDESESEEDKPTIAKKSAAAVKPAAKVEESSESEESSDEEDEPAKPQAVKKAAAKKDSSSSEEESEEDSSEEEDEPKTAKKKDADVEMVDAPSAKKAPQTPATPATGSKTLFMGNLSFSIEDNDVINFFKDAGEVVDVRFAMRDDRFAGYGHVEFATPEAAQKALELNGQDLIGREVRLDLAKERGAYTPGGNERSFQKSGGQGQGQSVFVRGFGADDDFDSIRNTLTEHFGQCGEITRMSIPKDYESGGPKGVAFIDFADSNAFNKALELSGSDVGGGTITVEEAKPRGDAGSGGRGGGFGGGRSGGGRGGRFGGRDGGGRSGGRFGGGGRFGGRDGGGRGGGGRGRGRGPSRPSMATPGTGKKTTFGDD; encoded by the exons ATGGGTGCTAAAAGTAAGAAGTCTGCCTCCAAG GCTGATGCTATTGTTGCTGAGCCTTCCAAATCAATTAAAAAAG GCAAGAGAGATGCAGAGGAGATAATTGAGAAAAAGGTTGTGAGTAGTAAGAAACAAAAGATAGTCAATGGTGGTGTAGCTCAGGCTGTTGAGAAGAAGAAGGTTGATACCaagactcagaagaagaagaatGTCAAGAAACAGGAGAGCAGTTCATCTGAAGATAGCTCATCTGAATCTGAGGAAGAAAAG GTTGTGCCTAAGAAAGCAGCAGCTCCCCCGGTTAAGAAGCCCGTTAAGGAGTCGAGTAGTGATGATTCTGATTCTTCATCTGATGAT GAACCCAAACCTACTAAGAAACAACCTGTTCCTAGTAAACCAGTTAGTAAGGATAGTTCGGAAGAATCTGAATCGTCTGATGACAGTGATTCATCAGATGATGAACCTCCAAAAAAACCTACAGCCAAAAATGTTTCAGTTGTTAAACCTGTTAGTAAGGACAGTTCAGATGAATCTTCAGATGAAAGTGATTCATCCGATGATGAA GATGAACCAAAGAAGCCGGCTGCTGTGGCCAAGAATGCTGCTGTTGCAGCCAAAAAGAAGGCTGAATCAAGTGATGAATCTGATTCAGATGATAGTTCAGATGAA GAGGACGCCAAGCCCGCAGCCAAGCAAACATCTGCTGCCGTTGCCAAAAACGGATCTGCTGCAAAGAAAGCAGAGAGTTCCGATTCAAGTAGCAGTGATGAAAGTGAGTCTGAAGAG GATAAACCAACTATTGCAAAGAAATCCGCAGCCGCTGTAAAACCAGCTGCTAAAGTTGAAGAGAGCAGTGAATCTGAGGAAAgttctgatgaagaagatgaacctGCAAAACCTCAAGCTGTAAAAAAGGCAGCTGCAAAGAAAGATAGCAGCAGCTCTGAAGAGGAATCTGAAGAAGATAGTTCTGAGGAGGAAGATGAACCTAAAACTGCCAAGAAAAAG GATGCTGATGTCGAAATGGTTGATGCTCCATCAGCGAAGAAAGCG CCTCAAACCCCAGCTACTCCTGCTACTGGATCTAAAACTTTGTTTATGGGAAACTTAAGTTTCTCCATTGAAGATAATGATGT AATCAATTTCTTCAAGGATGCTGGTGAAGTTGTCGACGTTCGTTTTGCCATGAGAGATGATCGGTTTGCGGGCTATGGACATGTTGAATTTGCCACCCCTGAGGCAGCACAGAAG GCACTTGAACTTAATGGACAAGATTTAATTGGACGTGAAGTTAGACTCGATTTGGCAAAGGAAAGGGGTGCATACACTCCTGGCGG CAATGAGAGGTCATTCCAAAAGAGTGGGGGCCAAGGCCAAGGACAATCTGTATTTGTACGAGGATTTGGTGCTGATGATGATTTTGATAGT ATAAGGAATACCCTCACGGAGCACTTCGGGCAATGTGGTGAAATTACAAGGATGTCTATACCAAAAGATTACGAGTCTGGTGGTCCCAAGGG GGTTGCATTCATCGACTTTGCGGATAGCAATGCGTTCAACAAGGCTTTGGAACTTAGTGGGTCTGATGTTGGTGGAGGCACAATCACCGTAGAGGAAGCTAAGCCTAGAGGCGATGCCGGATCTGGCGGACGTGGTGGCGGATTTGGCGGTGGTAGGAGTGGCGGTGGACGCGGTGGTCGATTTGGTGGCCGTGATGGTGGTGGTAGGAGTGGCGGTAGatttggtggtggtggtaggtttGGTGGCCGAGATGGTGGCGGTCGTGGTGGTGGTGGACGTGGTAGAGGTCGTGGACCTAGCAGGCCAAGCATGGCAACCCCTGGTACAg GAAAGAAGACGACATTCGGTGATGATTAA